The following DNA comes from Ascaphus truei isolate aAscTru1 chromosome 1, aAscTru1.hap1, whole genome shotgun sequence.
gattcagcttctgaagaaaaaaaaaactaattagaGGAATTACAGTAGTAATAGAGATCACAGCTGTCCCACGAATAAAGCGACTAACTAAGCTGCACCTAAGGTGTTTTATGGTGTAAGGATCGCAGTTTAAACTCAATCAATTAATGATCTATTTTTATTTCGTCCCTCCTGAAATACACTACTTTCTAATTGTATCCAATCAATGACATCAAATTACTCCGCACTTTATTTATTATATTGCTAGGAGTCAGAAATGTAAATGCCCAAAGCCAATTCAATCTGCCCTTTAGAAAGCAAATTTAAACAAAAGGCAGTTCATTTTTGGAAACAGTTACTGATCAGTAAACAGAACAAAGTCAATTTTCTTAAAGACTTTGTAAACAATACTGTAGTTGTACTGTAAAAATGGTAAACATTTCTCCAGGAAGACATCCATGTATGTTGTTTTTAATACAGAATTCCCTCTTTAAACAGATTTCCTTTCATCTATTGGAACATACCTCTCCAAATATGATATATTAATTGAaacgaaaaaagaaaaaggacatTTAATGCacaaaagagacacacacacccatcacaaaagagacacacacacctatcacaaaagagacacacacacccacacacgaaATAATGTGTAACCAGCAAACTAACGTAGGGTACACCGAGTCAGTCAATTGCACTATGaaaggggtctcaaactcagtcctcaagggccaccagcaggccaggttttacagatatccctgcttcagcactgagccacctgtgctgaaccagggaaaATCAATAAAACCTGGCATGTTGGTGGCCTTTGCCTGAGTTTTAGACCACTGCACTATGGTCTGTACAAGAAACAGGAATTGCTGAAATTAAACTATTAACAGTGGTTAAGGTGCAGCACGGGCATTATCCTTTTCTTGTAAACTAAACCTGAAGAgcctcctttaaaaaaaattaaatctgtgTGTGATCTATAGGTATAATTGGGTTGGTATAACATTGAAACTGCCAAACTGTATGTTTTCTCCAAGGACAAATACattcccatttttttttaatctaaatcTACACAGTGATCAAAAAGGAGGCAGTAATAGCAGTAATAAGGCTGGGTCAAGTATATACAACACGGATAGATTGTACACAATATTTTTAAGCACATTTTAGCATTTTTGCTAAACAACCATATATACAAAAGATAAAATGTATTTCAACTGtattaaacatatataaaaaaacttgCACTCAAATGTAATCTTCATACAAAACTACATATAaacatatttttctttttttcttgctaAAATACACATTACTCAACAGGAATTTGTTTCTATTGCTCGTCCTTTGATTTGCGTAAAAAGAAGAACAGCTTCCTCTCTCTGAAGATTCTGTATATTGTACATATTACctgtagaaaaaaaacaaaaaacaaaaaaaaaccattaccTTTCCccatttaaatacaaatatttttGCCACATTTGCAATTCAAATTGATATCCACCAGAATAAACCGATCTGAATAAATGAAAAATAGCGAACCATTATAAGTATAAAAACGGCAGTTAATGCTTTTGTGGCCAGAAATGCATTGCTGGATTTGCTGTCAGTGATAAAGATGTTGCACAGTATATGGAGTAAAATTCAACACACAAAATCTACAAATTGTACTACTTCTGTAGGTCAAAGAAAAGTGTACAATCGTCACAGGCTGTGAAGCCTTTTAAGTTCAAACTTTAGGGTTCTTCATTTATTActaaaatgttttaacaggaagtcATATAttgagagtcacctctcattttcaagtatgtcatgggcacAGAGGTATGAtgatagatactgtacatggttacaaatatagttacattaggtgaacagggttatacattatgtataaagacattgaaATAGGCgtatgttataggtgtatgtaacagttacagactacattaaaatgtgagacagctttagtttgaaagaatttaagactgatggcggctttgagagtctcatgtagattgttccaggtgtagggtacacggtaagagaaggaggtgcgATTAGATACTTTATTGAACCTTGAAACCGTGAACAGTTCCGTGGAGTCAGATCACAGGTGATAAGTGCTACGtgtgggtaggggtgaggagcttgtttagataCGGGGGTAGCTTGatgaagtatttgaaggcaaggcaggaaagatgaactttgcttctagactcaagtgatggtcaatctagttctttgagcatgtcgcagtgatgtgtattgtagttacattggaggacaaagtggcatattgaattgtagagggtgtctagtttgccaaggtgaatttggggtgctgtgccatatactatgtccccatagtctataatgaagtaataatccccaaagaacagggcattactggccaataatgccctggtctgaggggattattactattataggctaaatgtagggcttttttttttgttttttaattcttcataaaaagataatttttttagtcatattgatttttatcagcatgattgtctacattcttaagcttttactgcaagtttattaaaaggaaattgtatgcacacacacactctgcaaccctccctgtatatacacaaacgcactctgcagtcccccctacacactgtgcaaCCCCCcatcctctacacccacaaaacacactgcagccctcctccaccctctacactcacagcagccccccctacacccacacacagcagccccccctacacacacacacacacacacacagcttcctgacccctacacacacacacacacagcagccccccctacacgcacacacacacagcagcccccccctacacacacacacacagcttcctgacccctacacacacacagcagcccccccctacacgcacacacacacagcagccccccctacacacaccagccccccctacacacacacacagcagcccccccctacacacacacagcagcccccccctacacacacacacacacacacagcagcccccccctacacgcacacacacagcagcccccccctacacgcacagcagcccccccctacacgcacagcagcccccccctacacgcacagcagcccccccctacacacacacacacagcagccccccctacacacacacacacacagcagccccccctacacacacacacacacacacagcagcccgcccccctacacacacacacacacacagcagcccgcccccctacacacacacacacacacacacacacacacacacacacacacacacacacacacacacacacacacacacacacacacacacacactttccctcactcctgtgcggagatctcacacacacacagcttcctgacccctacacacacacacacacacacagcagccccccccctacacgcacacacacacagcagcccccccccctacacacacacacacacagcaggccccaccctacacacacacagcagcccccccctacacacacacagcagccccccctacacacacacacagcagccccccccctacacgcacacacacacagcagccccccccctacacgcacacacacagcagccccccccctacacacacacacacacacacacacacacacacagcagcccgcccccctacacacacacacacacacacacacacacacacacacacacacacacacacacacacacacagcagcccgcccccctacacacacacacacacacacacacacacacacacacacacacacacacacacacacacacacacacacacacacacacacaccttttcccTCACTCCTGTGCGGAGATCTctgcaagcagggtgggggggggagtcagtgccttgctgccaccttctgtccaatcacctcccctgtctcagAGCAAATTTcattctttgtgaatgagaacttaaagctgattggctgaaaaacttggcagggtacAAAAAATTCCGGCACATTaatgattggataatgcccggaattttaaccaatcaatcagagagcagggttttcaataatgccctgaatttaccagctttagcctataaatgctattagtatctgctgtgcaatgcgcttttGGACCAGCGGACGTAGGgaagatttgttcctataaagtacacctagttttgcataggttttggatgtcaggatatcaatgaGCAACTCAAATGTTAAAGGTCAGAGTACAGTGAGTTTTTAAACCTACTGTACAAAGTAAACTGTTCACTCAAAATATCCACTTTAAGtatcacagttacatagttacatagtagatgaggttgaaaaaaaagacgtacgtccatcaagttcaacctatgctaaatttagacaacagatactttattccatatctatacttacttattgatccagaggaaggcaaacaaaaaaccccaataaggggaaaaattaattccttcctgactccaagaattgacaatcggattaatccctggatcaacatccttcccatgaatacttatttggtatatcactgtatacctttcccatctaaaaagatgtccaacctttttttgaacaaatctattgtatcttccatcatagtctccatgggtgagatttcctttcctccaaccttaaggaatggtcccaagtcctttgtactggccgtgggatgaatagttcttttgaaagctccttgtattgtccccgaatatatttgtatatagttatcatatcccctcttagacgcctcatttctaatttaaataaatctaatttagctagcctctcctcataagttagaatgtccatcccctttattaatttggtggctcttctctgcactccctctagttccataatgtcttttcttaggattgttgcccaaaattgtactactATACAAGCACAGATCATTTTGATAGCAATCTGTAGGCATTATTCATAAACTGTGATATAGTGATAGTGATAAACAGGCGCTAAACACTGAAAGTGATCACTAATAAAAACctttctggcagggcctgtcttcactggtccccaaATGGTAGAAATgtgttctcacaacccagggggagcataaaggagaaaaaacaacacaacaatctaagtgcagacaatattgACGAGTGAAATAGCTCAATTGTAATCTTggagcctactcacaggatttcaGTGTTAATCAGGCAACATCAGTAAACATGGATCAGAGATAATCTTCTGAGTTTGAAGTGGTGTTATACTCCATTTCCAGCGAGATGGTGGGATGTAAAGATAGAAAATATGCCCAAAGTGCAGATCAATCGTATAAAAGGTATGTTTATATCAAATttaaaaaatgcacacttacaataaaatctAATTTAAAACAGCATGAATCACCAATGTGATAATAGGAGATTTGACTCGTGCCTTGGCTCAACCCCGCCTCCATTTGGCATCTGGTGAGTGATCGGGACGCAGACAGCCGAACGCGGAAGCATCCCCAGAGTACACCAGATGCCAAACGGAGGTGGGGGTGAGCCAAGGCACAAGTCATATCTCCTATTATCACATTGGTGATTCATGCTGTTTTACATTagattttattgtaagtgtgcatttttgaaatcttaatatataaaattgaaatgtgtggGGTTGAaagtagatgtggtgaatctgattggtccgttgtCGTCACTCAGCctttggccaatcagattggtctgtATCCCTGCCCCTCTCATtggctctatgatgtcacccaactgccactctcttctcctcctcacacgcagctcaccttccccctcggcctcaactgccacacacacgcacaagcacccggccactgtcctcttcacccagctcacctccccgccggctccccccaggGAATCCACCAGGCTCACTCGAGCTCCGGCCAGCAGCAGCAGGCGGGTAGTGtcgccgccgacacagctccgcgcgggggagggggaagcacCGCCGACGACACCCACCTGAATCTGCCCCACCACAactcaccctctctcagcagcgcctcacctcctccccacccactgCCACGGCCGGCTCACCGTGCCTCAAAGCCCCCGCGCCgacgtcctcctccctccctacagctgcggctgtCACGGCTGCCTCACAGCACCCGCGCCTCACCGCCCTTTCCCTGCTCCGCCGCTGCTTCAGGTATGGGGaaagcaggggggtggggggagacatgcaggcggaggggggaggggggggggggagacatccaggggggggggggagagagacatgcagggggggagagaacaccCCCACTCACTCAAGGTCACTCACCCACCGAGctctgaagggggagggggggggagaattggacatgtgagggggggggggggcggagctgtgaacgggggggccACATTCAAttggacatgtgaggggggggggccccGATTGCTGTTAATGGggaagaaaggggaaggggggggggagaaagggcaacggagagagacagaggcaatggggggagagagggggagtgggaaaaTTCAATGCCGGGCAACGCCGGGAATATCAGCTAGTTTGATATAAACATACCTTTTATACGATTGATCTGCACTTTGGACATATTTTCTATCTTTACATCCCACCATCTCGCTGGAAATGGAGTATAACACCACTTCAAACTCAGAAGATTATCTCTGATCCATGTTTACTGATGTAAACCTGATTAACACtgaaatcctgtgagtaggctgcacataggagccaagattgCAATTGAGCTATTTCACTCAATATTATCTGCACTTAAGATTGTTGTGTTGTTTTTtctcctttatgctccccctgggttgtgagaaggCATTATTTATAAAGCCATAATATAGCTCTACTGCAGGCAGTAAGCCCAATAATCACCACCCTGAAGACCTGAAGAGTCTACTATCCTTTTTGGATTGCTGTAAATTCCACAAACACAACTTACCGGGTGGAACAAAAAAATAATCTCCTGTTTTCAGTAGGTAAGATGTTAAGTGGACTGTTACCTTCAGTGAACCATGGATAATGTAGTATACCTATAATACAAAGATATTGAGAAACTTAATAggataacaacaaaaaaaatggaaTCAAAACACCAGGATACCTTGGGGTAATATTGAGGAAATAGGTTTCCATTAACTTTCTCCCGTGTAATGTTCCGAACAAAATGGCAGGGTTAAAATAAGAGCAGAAGTTACATCAGTGTCATGCTAACAATGTAGCCAACCGACAATCTACTTGAGATCTTATCTAATTTTTTAACCAATTTTAaatatgaataaaataaaaaaacaaactcaaATAATTATCAACTGTAGTCTAGCAACTTCATTTAATATTTGTGAACTTTTCATTTTCAGGCAAATTGACAACCATGCAAACCTCTCACCCAGTTTGATCTTAAAGTACTGTTTTAATCATTAAACAAGCAACAGACCATCATAAATTTACAAAGATAGCTTCACAAGGTTTGTTCAGAACTTCAATATTTACAATGggcaaaaaaaacctttaattcTTTCAAACATAGCCGAGATTGAAAGGTTGCTtacacatgttttttttattggttgCTCAATATGGCTATTTATTGAATTGCTCCCTACACTAGTTTGCTTGAAGTGTCAGCCCAACCTAAATGAGTAAAACTTAAATGAAATATATGGGGGAAAAATTCATGAAACCAATCATCATTATAAAGGGCATAAGAGTTACTGGATGTACCAAAAAGATCACAACTGGAAAATGCAAAATTATAAAAATCTATACACGTTTTCTACAGTTTCATTTTagatttttgtttgccttgtaCTTACAATTGTGTCTAGGCAGACATACTGGTATCCTTTTTCCTGTAATGGGCCAATAGTCAATTTACCAGTAGAAAACGTAGACTGCTGAATGCTTTTGCAGATAGAGATCAATTCCTTTGCTCCATGAAATGTGCAATTCTCAGCAGTTTTGATACACTCtgatcataaaaaataaataaataaaaaaagtttacttTTAAGTTGTTTAGGGTAGTGAACACATTCCTTATACTCCGGACAAAAAAAGAATATTGAACATACCAACAAGTACTTCTGTTCCTTCAGTTGGATGTACAACAACGGTAGGCTCTGCAGGAAGTATTTTCCTATTTTCAACACAAGGAATTTCTGCtagaaaagaaatgtaaaaaatatatatacaaattaaaTGCTATTCTATTTATTTAAATCTAGTTCAGCTTTGGAAGTCTTAGAATAACAGTGCATTCTCATATTtgtttgcctattgactgatcatTAAAGTGCCTAAGAACATTTTATAGCGGCATTACAGTTAAGCTGATTGATACATGTTAGACATATCTATAAAATGCTTAATTTCACAAAATCAGTCATGAGTTGGAGTGAGACCGAATAGTATCTCAGAGTAATGAGCCTGAATTTTGGCTTACATATTTTACATGTAAAAGGGAAGTATTTGAGCGAGACCGATATTCATATTACTCTGGGCTTTACTTCTCCTTTTAACTTTGTTTTTATGCTTTATTCCAGTTTTCCGCTTGCTGACATTGCCTACTAATAGAATCACCAGTTGTCACAGTTGTTTACAAGGCTTGTCACTGCAATAAATATAATACTACTGCATTATAGAGCTCTGTGGTAGAGGACTGAGACATGAACACATAAAATAAACAATTTGCAATGTTACACAAGTGCGGAATTATCCGGTCTACCCCATACCATCAAGTGAAAAAATACTTTGGTGCTGGGAATGGCTTGGTAAGAGAGAGAAGCCTGGTCTTTCATATGGAATATTAAACCAACAAATGAAAGATTAGGAACCAACTGCATTTTTATCAATAATCATGCCCAAATCAAAGTTTATGAACAGGTAAGAAAACATGAATTTGGTACCTGCTTGTTTCTTATGTGCATTCTTTCTTTTAGCCACATCTTTTCTGGGGCGTTCTTTTTCTGGAGATACAACTCCGTCAACTACAAAGCCACCTACATTTTAATTTAGGAATGTTAAGAGACAATTTTTGTACAGATCATCTTCTATGTATATTACACACAAAacatttacacacccacacaaactCTGTACTGTACTAAAAGTTCCTTTAGTACTAGCACCCGATATCATGGGGGGGACATTTTTTgacttgctttaaaaaaaatattaataataaatttaaaaaaagtactTCAAAGCTAAAAATGATTGTATTTATAATtcattaataataaaataaaaaaatagaaaggATTAGTTGTCTTAACAGTATACAACTATGTTGAAACTTTGATCTTTGATGTACAAGCTGCTTTGTATAAAAAATTTCTGTACATGCTGCTTTGGCAGCAAGTCGtacaaaaaatagaaataaagtGCACTACTAATGTGATCCTAAACTAAATGGAACAAGCAAAAATACCAGTATATTACAGAAAAAATGCCCAACAGTGATACGTGATACAGTAAATCAACCAGtgtacaaataaaataataagtagaTAACCGTAATAGGTATTGAAAAGTGTCTGCTGCTGTAGAACAGGGATGGCCCAGCACCCCACAAAGCTACaggaaacaaaagacaaaaaaaacaggGCACAACGCTCAGTGTAATACATtttagtaagatatatatatatatatatatatatatatataaaaaaaaagggtaagtattctgcgcaCATCAAATCAAACAAGCAGGTATTTCATGTATCAAGACATGCGTTACTAACACAGGAAACCGAACCAGTCAGGAGATAGGCAGCTTCTGATCACCCGATGTGGAACTTTGCGGGACAGCTCTCGTCCTCAAGATAGGTGGCCCCACACAAATGGGCACAAGGAGTCCTCCTTATAGAGGGTCCCGATCCGCACAGGCAACCCCATAAGGCAGGAAATCAGTCTTCTCCCAGACTGCAAGCGCAGTACAGCCACCGGAATAGACAAACAGCAACTTAACCAAACGGTGTCACTACCAGCGTGACACGTCTTTGTAGTTGTGGAGCAAGCAATCCCCACTTGCTGGAAGTGCTGGTCACAGACACACATACGAGCAGTCACGGTACACCAAGTTTCAGTCTAAGGCAGCTGGCAAATCTCGTCGGCTAGGGATGACGTCACCAGACGGGAGGCGCTTCTTCCCAGCAGTAATAACAAAAGTCTGTGATATCGACTGCACGGCACGTCTCGGCTGTAGTAGATCAATACACAGGATAGCAGGCAATAAAATCCTTTATTGCTCCACAACTACAAAGTCAGGTCACGCTGGTAGTGACACTGTTTGGTTAAGTTGCTGTTTGTCTATTTCAGTGGCTGTACTGCGCTTGCAGTCTGGGAGAGGACTGATTTCCTGCCTTACGGGGGGGCCAGTGCGGATCGGGGCCCTCTAAAGACGTGGATACCAAGGAGGACTCCTTGTGCCCCTTTGTGTGGGGCCACCTACCTTGAGGACGAGAGCTGTCCCGCAAAGTTCCACATCGGGTGATCAGAAGCTGCCTATCTCCTGACTGGTTCGGTTTCCTGTGTTGGTAACGCATGTCTTGATACATGAAATGCCTGCTTGTGTTTGATTTGATGTATgcagaatacttaccttttttatatatattttactaatGTATTACACTGTGGGCGTTGTgcgctttttttgtcttttggcagCAAGTGC
Coding sequences within:
- the LOC142498955 gene encoding centromere protein C-like isoform X2; protein product: MYESSATDEEETENCDEDIRRKKIALPSSTPNVRRSKRTKVKPLAYWRGERVDYKIRPSGGFVVDGVVSPEKERPRKDVAKRKNAHKKQAEIPCVENRKILPAEPTVVVHPTEGTEVLVECIKTAENCTFHGAKELISICKSIQQSTFSTGKLTIGPLQEKGYQYVCLDTIVYYIIHGSLKVTVHLTSYLLKTGDYFFVPPGNMYNIQNLQREEAVLLFTQIKGRAIETNSC
- the LOC142498955 gene encoding centromere protein C-like isoform X1; its protein translation is MYESSATDEEETENCDEDIRRKKIALPSSTPNVRRSKRTKVKPLAYWRGERVDYKIRPSGGFVVDGVVSPEKERPRKDVAKRKNAHKKQAAEIPCVENRKILPAEPTVVVHPTEGTEVLVECIKTAENCTFHGAKELISICKSIQQSTFSTGKLTIGPLQEKGYQYVCLDTIVYYIIHGSLKVTVHLTSYLLKTGDYFFVPPGNMYNIQNLQREEAVLLFTQIKGRAIETNSC